Proteins from one Gimesia maris genomic window:
- a CDS encoding CPBP family intramembrane glutamic endopeptidase gives MAASENPSSEQSEPVFDSPGENEGPQTENFQSDPLSEDSKKTMDDLLNEAVQVAGAEEAPRLTRTVRPPGPGLFESIFWLIGVILAHFAGMIVFLFGFFALLMATNQLPDTSAEMREQLTGLTETHTLELAGVEQGVFVFIVIAAVALRFGKGVLSKLNLQPFAVSTGFLLLICVLPLSMLSGEFYRIAYGIWTGFAEQIPWLQQFDKMQTMEIVKDMAEKSSLWALVLVIAVCPAIGEELVFRGAIGRGLLARWGLIPGILITSVMFGIVHMHPAHAIAVIPLGMFMHFVYVVTKSFWAPVLVHFLNNAFAVTVAKMMSQFPENAAKLGDESQSVHPLITLAAVAFLIVVCLYLWKTRVRYIKPNGGEWTPGYLSNEKPPAGAPITMERSTAAAGFYPGLAVLFVNFLAMMYLFGMEPEAEAGFLHFITAF, from the coding sequence ATGGCTGCCTCCGAAAACCCTTCATCCGAGCAATCGGAGCCTGTATTCGATTCGCCGGGTGAGAATGAAGGTCCTCAGACAGAGAATTTTCAGAGCGATCCCCTCTCGGAAGATTCGAAGAAGACCATGGACGATCTCTTAAACGAAGCGGTGCAGGTTGCGGGCGCAGAAGAAGCGCCCCGTCTCACCAGGACGGTTCGACCACCGGGGCCCGGACTCTTCGAATCGATCTTCTGGCTGATTGGTGTCATTTTGGCCCATTTTGCGGGAATGATTGTATTCTTGTTCGGTTTCTTCGCCTTGCTGATGGCAACAAATCAGCTTCCCGACACGAGCGCCGAAATGCGAGAGCAGCTTACCGGTCTCACAGAGACTCACACTCTGGAACTGGCAGGAGTCGAGCAGGGGGTTTTTGTATTCATCGTGATCGCGGCAGTCGCGTTGCGTTTCGGAAAAGGTGTGCTCTCCAAGTTAAACCTGCAGCCATTTGCAGTCTCTACTGGTTTTCTATTACTGATCTGCGTGTTACCGTTGTCGATGCTGTCTGGCGAATTTTATCGTATCGCCTATGGTATCTGGACGGGTTTTGCTGAGCAGATACCCTGGCTGCAACAGTTTGATAAGATGCAGACGATGGAAATCGTCAAGGATATGGCAGAAAAGAGTTCGTTGTGGGCATTGGTCCTGGTCATTGCCGTCTGTCCCGCGATTGGAGAAGAGCTTGTATTCCGCGGTGCCATCGGTCGCGGCCTGCTGGCACGGTGGGGTTTGATTCCCGGCATTCTGATTACATCAGTCATGTTTGGCATCGTCCACATGCATCCGGCGCATGCGATCGCCGTGATTCCCCTGGGCATGTTCATGCACTTCGTCTATGTTGTGACGAAAAGTTTCTGGGCCCCGGTGCTGGTGCATTTTCTGAATAATGCATTCGCAGTTACGGTGGCCAAAATGATGAGTCAGTTCCCCGAGAATGCTGCGAAACTGGGCGATGAATCGCAGTCGGTCCACCCCCTGATTACACTCGCGGCAGTTGCGTTTCTGATCGTTGTTTGTCTGTATCTGTGGAAGACGCGGGTCAGATACATCAAACCGAATGGCGGCGAATGGACGCCCGGTTATCTTTCCAATGAGAAACCACCGGCGGGTGCACCAATTACCATGGAACGTTCAACCGCAGCTGCAGGATTTTATCCCGGGCTGGCAGTGCTGTTCGTAAACTTTCTGGCGATGATGTATCTGTTTGGCATGGAACCGGAAGCGGAAGCGGGATTCCTGCATTTCATTACAGCGTTTTAA
- the rpmA gene encoding 50S ribosomal protein L27, producing MAHKKGQGSSRNGRDSQAQRRGIKKFGGESVLAGNIIARQCGTKWHPGKNVGMGRDYTIFSLVEGKVYFDNEGRRINVEPVLN from the coding sequence ATGGCACATAAGAAAGGTCAGGGTTCCAGCCGTAACGGTCGTGATTCACAAGCACAACGACGCGGAATCAAGAAGTTCGGCGGCGAAAGCGTGCTGGCAGGAAACATCATCGCCCGTCAATGTGGAACGAAGTGGCACCCCGGGAAAAATGTGGGCATGGGCCGCGACTACACTATCTTTTCACTGGTGGAAGGCAAGGTTTACTTCGATAACGAAGGTCGACGCATCAACGTTGAGCCTGTATTGAACTAA
- a CDS encoding PIG-L deacetylase family protein, which produces MTDQSLRILVFGAHPDDCDIKAGGSAALYQQSGHTVKFVSVTNGESGHQRLSGTELAEIRRAEAAAAGKSLGIEYEVLHNRDGYLQPTIEARFEIIRLIRNFQPDLILTHRPNDYHPDHRYTSQLVCDAAYMVTVPPIVPDVPALRKNPVIAYLSDHFTRPYPFSPTVVVDVEPVWDRMIDALDCHQSQFYDWLPYNHFYEEEVPADPAQRKAFLSKKMKDRIRPLADRYRDLVIQTYGEKRGREIQLIEAFEPCEYGSPLTDENRNVLFPFLP; this is translated from the coding sequence ATGACAGATCAATCATTACGAATCCTGGTTTTTGGCGCTCATCCGGACGATTGCGATATCAAAGCGGGCGGATCAGCGGCCCTGTATCAGCAGTCCGGGCATACTGTCAAATTCGTCAGTGTGACCAACGGCGAGTCGGGGCATCAACGACTTTCAGGTACGGAATTAGCAGAAATCCGCCGCGCAGAAGCTGCGGCAGCAGGAAAATCTCTGGGAATCGAATATGAGGTGCTGCATAACCGGGATGGTTATCTGCAACCGACCATCGAAGCGCGGTTTGAAATCATCCGCCTGATCCGAAACTTTCAACCCGATCTGATCCTCACCCATCGCCCCAACGACTATCACCCTGATCATCGATATACTTCTCAACTGGTCTGCGACGCCGCGTATATGGTGACAGTCCCTCCCATCGTGCCCGATGTTCCCGCGCTGAGGAAAAACCCGGTCATCGCGTATCTCTCCGATCATTTTACCCGCCCCTACCCGTTTTCGCCGACAGTTGTAGTGGATGTCGAACCGGTCTGGGATCGCATGATTGACGCTTTGGACTGTCACCAGTCCCAGTTTTATGACTGGCTGCCTTATAATCATTTTTATGAAGAGGAAGTCCCTGCAGACCCCGCGCAGCGCAAAGCGTTTCTAAGTAAGAAAATGAAAGACCGTATCCGCCCGCTTGCTGATCGCTACCGTGATTTAGTCATTCAGACTTACGGAGAAAAACGAGGGCGGGAAATTCAGTTGATCGAAGCCTTTGAGCCATGTGAATATGGTTCCCCACTGACAGACGAAAATCGCAATGTATTGTTCCCTTTCCTGCCCTGA
- the nirB gene encoding nitrite reductase large subunit NirB, which translates to MIQQSSGQQKNVVVIGNGMVGLRMCEQLVEKDLAREYKIVTFCEEPRAAYDRVGLTQFFAHNDAEKLMLARLEWYAENNIDLHLADRAVSIDRQNKMIRSQKGVEIPYDKVVIATGSYPFVPNVPGIKNRGVFVYRTINDLEQIIDYAKHSKKAAVIGGGLLGLEAAKAALDLGLETHVLEFAPRLMPRQIDDAGSKILVQKIEELGVQVHLNKATDSVLGESSVSGIRFQDGEELELDMIIVSAGIRPRDELARECELEVGERGGILVNDKLQTSDPDIYAVGEVALHSGMVYGLVAPGYQMAEVAATHLCNGEAEFSGSDLSTKLKLMGVDVASFGDYEAGPDISKSLTFEDPFNGVYKKLVFNKEGTKLLGGILIGDASDYGSLSIMAKSSDALPCKPHELIVGAGGGIPGGSAADMADDAQICSCNNVSKGQICTAIKEQNLSSVDEIKACTKAGGGCGGCLPLVTDVFKAEMKAAGITVSNRLCEHFDYSRTELFDIIKVKKHKSFSAVIEDCGSGNGCEVCKPAVASILASLWNDHIINHSGLQDTNDRFLANMQRGGLYSIVPRVPGGEITPEKLIVLGEVGKEYGLYTKITGGQRVDLFGAEVHQLPEIWEKLIDAGFESGHAYGKALRTVKSCVGTTWCRYGIGDSVGFAIRLEERYRGIRAPHKLKGGVSGCVRECAEAQSKDFGLIATEHGYNLYICGNGGAKPRHADLFASDLDEETCIKYLDRFLMFYIQTADKLTRTATWLEKLEGGIDYLREVVIEDKLGICDELESMMQSLVDTYHCEWKEVVTNPEKRRLFEQFVNTDEHETSIELIPQRGQTRPVDWAPDFVAFDDIKIPEKKPDQNREPREWVKVGTISDFPAEAGSTVKYGNSQIAVFNFASRGEWYACQQMCPHKKAMVLSRGIIGDAAGIPKVACPLHKKTFSLENGSCLSGESEYEVNVFKVKIDEQDNVYLELPDSSVLDELINHRECAGAH; encoded by the coding sequence GTGATTCAGCAATCTTCGGGACAACAGAAAAATGTGGTTGTGATCGGAAACGGCATGGTGGGCTTGCGCATGTGCGAGCAACTGGTCGAAAAAGATCTGGCCCGGGAATACAAAATTGTCACCTTCTGCGAAGAACCTCGTGCTGCTTATGACCGGGTGGGACTCACGCAGTTTTTTGCCCACAACGACGCCGAAAAACTGATGCTGGCGCGTCTGGAATGGTATGCAGAGAACAATATCGACCTGCATCTGGCCGATCGCGCTGTCAGTATTGACCGTCAGAATAAAATGATTCGTTCGCAAAAAGGGGTTGAAATCCCCTATGACAAAGTAGTCATCGCGACAGGATCGTATCCTTTCGTCCCGAACGTACCTGGCATTAAAAACCGTGGTGTCTTTGTTTACCGCACAATCAACGACCTGGAACAGATCATTGATTACGCTAAACATTCAAAAAAGGCAGCCGTAATTGGTGGAGGCTTACTCGGGCTGGAAGCAGCGAAAGCGGCCCTTGACCTGGGTCTGGAAACTCACGTTCTGGAATTTGCACCACGACTGATGCCGCGCCAGATCGATGATGCGGGTTCAAAGATCCTCGTACAGAAAATTGAAGAACTCGGGGTCCAGGTGCATTTGAACAAAGCTACGGACTCTGTTCTGGGTGAATCCAGTGTATCAGGCATCCGTTTTCAGGATGGCGAGGAGTTAGAACTCGACATGATTATTGTCTCCGCGGGGATTCGTCCACGAGATGAACTGGCGCGAGAATGCGAACTGGAAGTCGGCGAGCGGGGCGGTATCCTGGTCAATGACAAGCTGCAGACTTCCGATCCTGATATCTACGCGGTAGGCGAAGTGGCTTTGCATTCCGGCATGGTATACGGTCTGGTCGCCCCCGGTTACCAGATGGCAGAAGTCGCAGCGACTCATTTATGTAACGGTGAAGCGGAGTTTTCCGGCAGCGATCTCTCTACCAAACTGAAGCTGATGGGAGTCGATGTCGCCAGCTTCGGTGATTACGAGGCGGGGCCTGACATTTCCAAAAGTCTGACTTTCGAAGATCCTTTTAACGGCGTTTATAAGAAACTGGTCTTTAATAAAGAAGGTACAAAACTGCTGGGCGGGATCCTGATTGGCGATGCCTCTGATTACGGCAGCCTGTCTATCATGGCGAAATCCAGCGATGCACTTCCCTGTAAGCCACACGAACTGATTGTGGGGGCAGGGGGAGGCATTCCTGGTGGCAGTGCGGCAGACATGGCTGATGACGCACAGATCTGTTCCTGTAACAACGTTTCGAAGGGACAAATCTGTACCGCCATCAAAGAGCAGAATTTAAGCTCGGTCGATGAAATCAAAGCCTGCACGAAAGCCGGCGGGGGCTGCGGAGGCTGCCTGCCTCTGGTGACGGATGTCTTTAAAGCCGAAATGAAGGCCGCGGGAATCACGGTCAGCAATCGGCTGTGCGAACACTTTGATTATTCGCGTACCGAATTATTCGACATCATCAAAGTTAAGAAGCACAAGTCCTTTTCTGCAGTAATTGAAGATTGCGGTTCCGGAAATGGCTGCGAAGTCTGTAAACCGGCTGTTGCCTCCATCCTGGCCAGTTTGTGGAACGATCACATTATCAATCATTCCGGCCTGCAGGATACCAACGATCGTTTTCTGGCAAACATGCAGCGCGGGGGGTTGTATTCTATTGTGCCTCGCGTTCCCGGCGGTGAAATCACTCCGGAAAAATTGATCGTGCTGGGTGAGGTCGGTAAAGAATACGGGCTCTATACGAAAATTACCGGTGGTCAGCGTGTGGATCTGTTCGGGGCAGAGGTCCATCAACTGCCGGAAATCTGGGAGAAACTGATTGATGCCGGCTTTGAAAGCGGGCACGCTTACGGTAAAGCATTACGAACCGTCAAAAGCTGTGTGGGAACCACCTGGTGCCGCTATGGGATCGGGGATTCAGTTGGCTTCGCAATTAGACTGGAAGAACGCTACCGCGGAATCCGGGCACCACATAAACTGAAAGGGGGCGTCTCAGGTTGTGTTCGCGAATGTGCTGAAGCCCAGAGCAAGGACTTTGGACTGATTGCGACTGAGCATGGCTATAATCTGTATATCTGTGGAAACGGTGGTGCCAAACCGCGGCACGCCGATCTGTTTGCATCAGACCTAGATGAAGAAACCTGCATTAAATACCTGGACCGTTTCCTGATGTTTTATATTCAGACTGCAGACAAATTAACGCGTACTGCCACCTGGCTGGAAAAGCTGGAAGGGGGCATCGATTATCTGCGAGAAGTGGTCATTGAAGACAAGCTGGGGATCTGCGATGAGCTGGAAAGCATGATGCAATCCCTGGTTGATACTTATCATTGCGAATGGAAAGAAGTGGTCACCAATCCGGAAAAACGACGGCTGTTCGAGCAGTTTGTCAACACGGATGAGCATGAGACATCAATTGAGCTGATTCCGCAACGCGGGCAGACCCGGCCCGTTGACTGGGCACCTGATTTTGTTGCTTTTGACGACATAAAAATACCTGAGAAAAAACCTGATCAGAACAGGGAGCCACGAGAGTGGGTCAAAGTCGGAACGATCAGTGATTTTCCTGCAGAAGCCGGTTCTACTGTAAAATATGGTAATTCACAAATTGCGGTTTTCAACTTCGCCAGCCGTGGTGAATGGTATGCCTGTCAGCAGATGTGTCCTCACAAAAAGGCAATGGTCCTGTCGCGGGGAATTATCGGTGATGCGGCTGGTATCCCGAAAGTCGCCTGCCCGCTACACAAAAAAACCTTCTCGCTGGAGAATGGTTCCTGCCTGAGTGGTGAATCAGAATATGAAGTCAATGTATTTAAGGTTAAAATAGACGAACAGGACAATGTGTACCTGGAATTACCGGACTCCAGTGTACTGGACGAACTGATCAATCACAGGGAATGTGCTGGCGCTCACTAA
- a CDS encoding MFS transporter: MEIQNKATRINLFNFTTPQMRAFHMSWFAFFLCFFAWFGIAPLMKIVREEMHLTQEQVGWCIIGSVAITVIARLFIGWLCDQIGPRLAYTWLLVLGSLPVMGIGFAHDYTTFLIFRIAIGAIGASFVITQYHTSIMFAPNCVGTANATSAGWGNLGGGVTQIVMPLIFTMFIGVLGFSESMGWRASMFAAGLVCALTGIAYYFLTQDAPEGNFKELREAGKLPEKKMQKGMFWNACKDHRVWALFVIYGACFGIELTINNIAALYFLDYFDYFKKMETAEAIKMAGLFAGMFGLMNIFARTLGGAFGDRFGQKWGLSGRVKWLFVVIFCEGIALMVFSQMSVLAMALPALIVFSLFVQMSEGATYSVVPFINKKALGAVSGIVGAGGNAGAVSAGFLFKTQAINWPTALFILGAIVTSCAFLTFLVRFTEETEEEARLAHDSAITLKTGEKELAASLGQ, translated from the coding sequence ATGGAAATTCAAAATAAGGCAACCAGAATCAATCTGTTCAATTTTACCACGCCCCAGATGCGTGCATTTCATATGTCCTGGTTTGCCTTTTTCCTCTGTTTCTTTGCCTGGTTTGGTATCGCCCCGCTTATGAAGATCGTGCGGGAGGAAATGCATCTGACCCAGGAGCAGGTCGGCTGGTGCATTATCGGCTCGGTTGCCATTACTGTCATCGCCCGACTGTTTATCGGCTGGCTCTGCGATCAGATTGGACCCCGGCTCGCTTACACATGGCTTCTGGTTCTCGGTTCACTGCCTGTGATGGGAATTGGTTTCGCACATGATTATACCACATTTCTAATCTTTCGAATTGCAATTGGAGCAATCGGCGCTTCGTTTGTGATTACCCAATATCACACATCAATCATGTTTGCTCCGAACTGTGTCGGGACCGCAAACGCAACCTCTGCCGGCTGGGGTAACCTGGGTGGGGGTGTCACACAGATTGTGATGCCTCTGATTTTCACAATGTTTATCGGCGTATTGGGATTCAGTGAATCGATGGGCTGGCGGGCATCAATGTTCGCCGCCGGTCTGGTGTGCGCTCTGACGGGAATCGCGTATTATTTTCTGACACAGGATGCTCCGGAAGGGAACTTCAAAGAACTTCGCGAAGCTGGCAAACTGCCTGAAAAGAAAATGCAGAAAGGGATGTTCTGGAATGCCTGCAAAGACCATCGTGTGTGGGCGTTGTTTGTGATTTATGGTGCCTGTTTCGGCATTGAGCTGACCATCAACAATATCGCTGCACTCTACTTTCTGGACTACTTCGATTACTTCAAGAAAATGGAGACTGCAGAAGCCATCAAGATGGCGGGCCTGTTCGCGGGGATGTTCGGGTTAATGAATATTTTTGCCCGGACCCTGGGTGGTGCCTTCGGCGACCGCTTCGGTCAGAAGTGGGGCCTGAGCGGACGAGTGAAATGGTTATTTGTTGTCATCTTCTGTGAAGGAATTGCTTTAATGGTCTTTTCACAGATGAGCGTACTGGCGATGGCATTGCCGGCCTTGATCGTCTTCAGCCTGTTTGTGCAGATGTCTGAGGGAGCCACGTATTCTGTTGTTCCTTTTATCAACAAAAAAGCACTGGGAGCGGTATCCGGAATCGTGGGTGCAGGTGGAAATGCCGGGGCAGTCTCTGCCGGATTTCTGTTTAAAACGCAAGCCATTAACTGGCCTACCGCTTTATTCATTCTCGGGGCAATTGTTACCAGTTGTGCCTTCCTGACTTTTTTAGTCCGGTTCACTGAAGAAACGGAAGAAGAAGCACGTCTGGCTCACGATTCTGCCATCACACTGAAAACCGGCGAAAAGGAACTTGCCGCTTCTCTGGGACAATAA
- the nadA gene encoding quinolinate synthase NadA produces the protein MSLPTIDHSDEVYEDPLDLMDEIESLKKEKDATLLAHFYIDGEIQEIADFTGDSLKLARDAVNVKTSTIVFSGVHFMAESTKILSPEKTVLLPDLTAGCSLADSCQFGDLDQFQKQLRAEGRDFETVAYINTSARVKSLCDWIVTSGNAREIIDRVPADKEILFVPDQHLGRYLQEVTGREMILWPGSCMVHEIFSVQDLLRAKKNNPGSLVLAHPECPHSILEVSDIIGGTEKLRQYVMSVKEPGTFLIATEANMIHPLQKSAPQHTYLPVPGIMASSGETCACNRCPHMAKNTLQKVRDCLKYGKPEIEWQPYFDQAKDVLQKSLLQ, from the coding sequence ATGTCGTTGCCCACAATTGATCACAGTGATGAAGTCTATGAAGATCCCCTTGATCTGATGGATGAAATTGAATCACTCAAAAAAGAGAAGGATGCGACACTCCTGGCTCACTTTTATATTGATGGTGAAATTCAGGAAATTGCTGATTTCACGGGCGACAGTCTGAAACTGGCCCGCGATGCCGTCAATGTAAAGACCTCGACGATTGTTTTTTCCGGCGTCCATTTCATGGCTGAGTCGACAAAAATCCTCAGCCCGGAAAAAACGGTTCTCCTTCCCGACCTGACTGCAGGCTGTTCGCTGGCTGACAGTTGTCAGTTTGGAGATCTCGATCAGTTTCAGAAGCAACTACGGGCAGAAGGTCGTGACTTCGAAACGGTCGCTTATATCAATACCAGTGCCAGAGTCAAAAGCCTGTGTGACTGGATCGTCACAAGTGGTAATGCCCGGGAAATCATTGACCGGGTCCCCGCTGATAAAGAAATCCTCTTTGTGCCTGATCAGCATCTGGGACGTTACCTGCAGGAAGTGACCGGACGGGAAATGATTTTGTGGCCTGGCTCCTGTATGGTGCATGAAATCTTCAGTGTCCAGGATTTACTGCGTGCCAAAAAGAATAACCCCGGTTCCCTGGTACTGGCACACCCGGAATGCCCGCATTCCATTCTCGAAGTTTCGGACATCATTGGCGGTACTGAAAAATTACGCCAATACGTCATGTCAGTCAAAGAACCTGGAACCTTCCTGATCGCGACCGAAGCGAATATGATTCATCCTCTGCAGAAGTCAGCTCCGCAGCACACTTATCTTCCTGTGCCTGGTATCATGGCTTCCTCGGGAGAAACCTGTGCCTGTAATCGTTGCCCCCACATGGCGAAGAACACACTGCAGAAAGTGCGCGACTGCCTGAAATACGGTAAACCGGAAATCGAATGGCAGCCTTATTTCGATCAGGCGAAAGACGTACTTCAGAAAAGCCTTCTGCAGTAA
- a CDS encoding serine/threonine protein kinase, producing the protein MKDLGDPAALVTDCQWEDPITGQDLHVYRCQSLIGRGGMGMVYLATHRDLGRQCALKILLPHLAERDPEYVQRFLHEGRAVATLNHPNIVTAHAIGEERGYRFLEMELISGRALSHVVREDGPLMPLHATSLIAQVASGLGTAHVKGIIHQDLKLENILLTATGIPKIADFGLAKRINADEKQATSHNLAGTPNYMAPELFQGAAASATSDIYSLGVCFFVLLTGQLPHRGSNFNSLIQDVTTKPAPSIRDLCPDIPLEIAECVSLMLDKSPANRFQNGYMAALFLNAVLGQVQNIEAMLHEAFADNSLVTWKRKGHQYIVKVRQSEERKQTVFIEPSDHQMHERLLLIYSTCCDAQPEYYEEALRLNAEISHGGISIREVNGETKFVMVDTFPRSTVDAEDIRKSVVAVAQHADDVEKKLTGHDLH; encoded by the coding sequence ATGAAAGATCTCGGAGATCCTGCTGCTCTGGTGACAGACTGTCAGTGGGAAGATCCGATTACTGGTCAGGATCTGCACGTCTATCGCTGTCAGTCACTGATCGGTCGTGGCGGAATGGGCATGGTCTACCTGGCAACGCACCGTGATCTGGGACGGCAATGTGCCTTGAAAATTCTACTGCCGCATCTTGCGGAGCGCGACCCCGAATATGTCCAGCGTTTTCTACACGAAGGACGCGCTGTTGCGACGCTCAATCACCCCAACATTGTCACGGCGCATGCGATTGGTGAAGAACGCGGGTACCGGTTTCTGGAAATGGAACTGATTTCCGGTCGCGCATTAAGCCACGTGGTTCGTGAAGATGGACCTTTAATGCCTCTGCATGCCACTTCGCTGATCGCTCAGGTTGCTTCCGGCCTGGGAACCGCGCATGTGAAAGGCATCATCCACCAGGATCTCAAACTGGAAAATATACTGCTTACAGCGACCGGTATCCCCAAGATCGCCGATTTTGGCCTGGCGAAACGAATTAACGCTGATGAAAAACAGGCTACATCACATAACCTGGCCGGAACCCCCAATTATATGGCTCCGGAACTGTTCCAGGGGGCAGCCGCATCGGCAACCTCCGACATTTATTCTTTAGGGGTCTGCTTCTTTGTCCTGCTAACCGGGCAGTTACCGCATCGAGGTTCGAATTTTAATTCGCTGATTCAGGATGTCACGACAAAACCTGCTCCCAGCATACGTGATCTCTGCCCTGATATCCCGCTGGAGATTGCCGAATGTGTTTCGCTGATGCTTGATAAGAGTCCCGCGAATCGATTTCAGAATGGATACATGGCGGCTCTGTTTCTGAATGCGGTTCTGGGACAGGTGCAGAATATTGAAGCGATGCTTCACGAAGCATTTGCAGATAACAGCCTGGTTACCTGGAAACGCAAAGGGCATCAATACATTGTCAAGGTCCGGCAGTCAGAAGAACGCAAGCAGACCGTCTTCATCGAACCGAGCGATCATCAGATGCACGAGCGTCTGTTATTGATTTACAGTACCTGCTGTGATGCACAGCCTGAGTATTACGAAGAAGCACTCAGGCTGAATGCGGAAATCTCACATGGCGGGATTTCCATTCGCGAAGTGAATGGTGAAACGAAGTTTGTGATGGTCGATACCTTCCCCCGCTCGACCGTGGATGCTGAAGATATCCGCAAGAGTGTCGTGGCCGTCGCCCAGCATGCTGACGATGTGGAAAAGAAACTGACTGGACACGATCTGCATTAA
- a CDS encoding cytochrome c yields the protein MRIPVLLLMAAVCLLVRIDSTVAEETAAERGYRLLTTKAYLPPDFDQEVLKDLWKVWPEDWRQKAEQASPEERRELIFSYYGIMHRPGAEEAPLGYVVTPEQKWVMNCFTCHGGKVAGTVIPGAPNSHVALHTLTEDVSKVKLQQLKKLSHMDLAAIGIPLGTTHGTTNAVIFGVVLDSLRDPDMNFDRNRPVPSLLHHDMDPQPWWNVKRKSRIYADAFITKNHRALMQFILIPRNNADKIKKWESDFADILAYIESLEAPRYRWTIDEKLAQQGEMIFNDHCADCHGAYGKESVYPLKTVAITELKTDPARLNSLPPNYRAALNLSWLSRYGKDPVVEDPGGYVAPPLNGVWASAPYFHNGSVPTLWHVLNPQERPEIWQRTENGYDQTQVGLEVQTFTKVPKGLSTVQKRLYFDTSQFGKSARGHDYPDELTQEQKKSVLEYLKTL from the coding sequence ATGCGAATACCAGTTCTATTGCTGATGGCTGCCGTTTGTCTCTTAGTGAGAATTGATTCCACCGTGGCAGAGGAAACTGCCGCCGAACGTGGCTATCGCCTGCTGACGACAAAGGCTTATTTACCACCTGATTTTGATCAGGAGGTTCTGAAAGACTTATGGAAGGTCTGGCCGGAGGACTGGAGACAGAAAGCCGAACAGGCTTCGCCGGAAGAACGCCGCGAACTGATTTTTTCTTATTATGGAATCATGCACCGGCCTGGTGCTGAAGAGGCACCGCTGGGTTACGTTGTGACGCCCGAGCAGAAGTGGGTCATGAACTGTTTTACCTGCCATGGGGGGAAGGTGGCTGGGACTGTGATTCCCGGAGCCCCTAACAGCCATGTTGCCCTGCATACCCTGACCGAAGATGTGAGTAAAGTCAAACTGCAGCAGTTGAAAAAGCTGAGCCACATGGATCTGGCTGCGATCGGAATTCCGCTGGGCACGACGCATGGCACCACAAATGCCGTGATCTTTGGGGTGGTTCTCGATTCTCTCCGTGATCCGGATATGAATTTTGACAGGAACCGTCCCGTTCCCAGTCTGCTGCATCATGATATGGATCCCCAACCCTGGTGGAACGTCAAACGGAAATCGCGGATATACGCAGATGCCTTTATCACCAAGAATCACCGGGCATTGATGCAGTTTATTCTCATTCCACGAAATAACGCGGATAAAATCAAAAAATGGGAATCCGACTTTGCAGATATTCTGGCCTACATTGAATCACTGGAAGCCCCCCGTTATCGCTGGACCATTGATGAGAAACTGGCCCAGCAGGGAGAAATGATTTTCAACGATCATTGTGCCGACTGTCATGGTGCCTATGGCAAAGAAAGCGTTTATCCGCTCAAAACGGTTGCGATTACAGAACTCAAAACCGATCCCGCCCGTTTGAATTCGCTACCACCCAATTATCGCGCCGCATTGAACCTGAGTTGGCTGTCCCGCTACGGCAAAGATCCTGTGGTGGAAGACCCCGGTGGTTATGTGGCTCCTCCTCTGAACGGAGTCTGGGCCTCTGCTCCTTATTTTCATAACGGTTCCGTACCCACCTTGTGGCACGTGTTGAATCCTCAGGAACGTCCGGAAATCTGGCAGCGTACGGAAAACGGATACGATCAGACTCAGGTCGGGCTGGAAGTTCAGACGTTTACGAAAGTGCCGAAGGGCCTCTCCACGGTACAGAAACGACTTTATTTTGATACGAGCCAGTTTGGGAAATCTGCCAGAGGCCACGACTACCCTGATGAACTCACACAGGAACAGAAGAAATCCGTGCTGGAATATCTTAAAACGCTGTAA